GCCTCCTCCTCCGTCTTTGGCTCGTCGGTCGTGTTGAGCAGATGCCCCACGTCGAGAAGAAAGGCCCAGTCGTCGAAGGGGAGAGCCTCGGCGAAGGCCTCGATGGGACCGGCGTCGAGAAAGGTGAGCCCCGGCCACCAGAGGTTCTCGAAGTAAAGGCGCATCGGCGGCCTGCCGCCGAAGGGGGCGCAGGCCCGGGCGAGAAGTTCGGCCAGGGCCTGAAGGACCTCGTCGTCGCCGTTGACGACGCCGTTGGTGGCGATCTCGTCGGCTCCGGCGTTGGCCAGGTGGAAGACGGCGTAGTCGGGCTCGAGCGTCGCCCCCTGGGCCATGTAGCGGCTCAGGTTGGCGACGAGGTCGTCGCGGCTGGAGCCGCCGAAGTAGTAGAGGGGTTCCTCCCCTCCCAGGTCGTCCGGCAGGGGACGTCCCTGCCAGAGGTGATACCAGTCCATCCAGTAGGGGAGGTGAATGCCCGTCGCCGCCTCGGGCGGAGCCCCTCCCGTGCCGTCGAAGGCCGTGAGAAGCTCCAGTCCGTCGAGACCCAGGGAACGCCAGTGGTCCAAAGCCGTCGGCCAGTCGCCGAAGGGCTCGAGATCGAAGGGGTAGACGGAGAAATTGACGAGCTCCTTCACGACGGGAAACCCCGTCGAAGAAGGCGTCGGGCCATGGGAAGGCGCAGCCCCAGAGCCAGAGAGGAAAGGCGCAGAGCGACGACGGAGCCGAAGGCCAGAAAGGCCGCCGCGACCTCGCCCGTCAGGGGGAGGAGAAGGAGGAAGAGCCCCCCTCCCGCCAGAGAGGCCGTGGCGTAGACTTCCCGTCGGAGGACGAAGGGGATCTCCCGGACGAGAAGATCGCGGATCATGCCCCCTCCGACGCCGGTCAGACAGGCCATGAAGAGGACGGGGACCGCCGAGGTCTGGCCCAGCCTGAGACAGACGAGGGCGCCCTCGACGGTGAAGGCCCCGAGGCCGACGGCGTCGCACAGAAGGAAGAGCCCTTTTCCCCCCTCGGGTCCCCTGGGCAGGAAGAGGGCCGCCGAGGCGGCCGCAAGGGCCACGACAAGGGAAAGAGGCGATCGGAAGGCCTCGGGCGGCGTGTTGCCCAGAATCAGGGCCCTCAGAATCCCTCCGCCCAGGGCCGTCGTCAGGGCCAGGACGACGAGGCCGAAGAGATCGAGTCTCTTTCTCATGGCGACGAGAGGCCCCGACAGGGCGAAAGCCGCCGTGCCGACGAGGTCCATCGCCGGAAGCCAGCCGGAAACCATGGTGATCGGAACCTCCTTAAGCGCCTTCCCGAGGGCCTCTCCCAAAGAGGGGCGAAGCGTCGGCGCGGGAGACCCTCGAAAAAGTTTCATCTTTCGAGGTGACGGCCCTCTCCCACGAGGCAGAGGGTTTCCGCGCTCCGCCGACAGGGAGCACTCCCGACCCTCCTTCGGGAGCGCCGACCCGTCACGGCTTCCCGGCGCCGCCTCCCGTCACTTTCCCTCCATCTTGGCCCTGAGGAGGTCGCCCAGGGTGAGGCCGACGGGGCGCTCCTGATCGCGGGCCGTCCTGATGCCCGACAGAAGGGTGTCGCGAATCTGGCTC
The DNA window shown above is from Aminithiophilus ramosus and carries:
- a CDS encoding TIM barrel protein, coding for MKELVNFSVYPFDLEPFGDWPTALDHWRSLGLDGLELLTAFDGTGGAPPEAATGIHLPYWMDWYHLWQGRPLPDDLGGEEPLYYFGGSSRDDLVANLSRYMAQGATLEPDYAVFHLANAGADEIATNGVVNGDDEVLQALAELLARACAPFGGRPPMRLYFENLWWPGLTFLDAGPIEAFAEALPFDDWAFLLDVGHLLNTTDEPKTEEEALAYVLARLDALPVWVVDRIEAVHLHKSLSGPLRRRTGFFAAAADLRGRTLRERADEARRRLFLVDEHRPFETGVARALVERVEPLFVTHELNAPTVEAKSAAVVTQRRALRSGPA
- a CDS encoding trimeric intracellular cation channel family protein, yielding MVSGWLPAMDLVGTAAFALSGPLVAMRKRLDLFGLVVLALTTALGGGILRALILGNTPPEAFRSPLSLVVALAAASAALFLPRGPEGGKGLFLLCDAVGLGAFTVEGALVCLRLGQTSAVPVLFMACLTGVGGGMIRDLLVREIPFVLRREVYATASLAGGGLFLLLLPLTGEVAAAFLAFGSVVALRLSSLALGLRLPMARRLLRRGFPS